The genomic DNA TTCATTAATTATATCACCTAAATTTAGGTAGTAACTCTCTGCAGTTAAAATGCCATAAGGTTTTAAAACACTTAAACAGTCTCTTTTATTAAAGGTTAATGCAGCTTGGTACGCATCGCAACTGGTTTGTGGTAAATTTATTAGTTTAAAGTACGATTGCATAAAACCATCTTCTCCAGGCGAACCATGTATGGCATTAAAAACACAGTCAAAAGTAATTTTAGTTTCGTTTACTAAAACCGAAAAATCGTTTTTATCTATGGCGTATTCTTTATCGTTAGCATCTACATAAACCCATTTGTTTTCAAAAATATGAATACGGTAAGCATTATATTTTTCTTTATTCAATGTATTATAAACCACATTTCCACTTTTTAGTGAAATTTGGTATTCGCTAGAGTAGCCACCCATTATAATGGCGATATTTTTTTTCATCTTAAAATTCCGCGAAAGCGGTAAAACTGTTTAATTATATAAATGTACTTGGGTTTTTATTGTAAATACAATAACTCTATATAAAATTGAGTTTGGTAAAAATATCATTTATTTGTATCAAACAAAAAACCTTTTAGTTTTTATATATTTGTCTCACTATTTTTAAAATAAATTCGTCAATGAGTATTGTTAAATTTTTAACCAGTAAAGTTTTTTTTAAGCAACTAGCTTTAGCTGTAGTCGCTATAGTTGTTTTGTGTTTTATCATACTTAAGTGGTTAAACATATCTACAAATCATGGTAATTTTGAAACGGTTCCAAATTTAAAAGGAAAATCTATAGACGTTGCTAAAATAGAATTAGATGAAAACAATTTGGTAATGGAAATTCAAGACAGTGCTAATTTTAATCCAGATTACCCAAAATACTCTGTAATTGATCAAGATCCCAAACCAGGATCAGACGTTAAAAAGAATAGAAAAATTTACATTACATTAAATCCATCTGGATATAGAAAAATAGCAATACCAAGTTTAGTAGGTAGAACGTTTCGTCAAGCCAAACCAACACTTGAGGCATTAGGATTTAAAATAGGAAAAATAACATATATAGACCACTTAGGAAAAGACGAGGTAAGAAGCATTCGTTATAAAAACCAAAGTGTAAAATCTGGCGAGTTACTCCCTAAAACATCAACGTTAGATTTGGTGTTAGGTAACGGTAATCGCTCATAATAATGGCAGACTACACACCACAATTACCAGATGAAGATACTGGTTTATACGAGCACCACTCTTTTATTGCAGATAAAGGTCAAGCACCTTTACGCATAGATAAATGGTTAATGAATAAAGTTGAAAACGCAACACGAAATAAAATACAAGCCGCAGCAAAAGAAGGCAATATTTACGTTAACGATCAACCAGTAAAATCTAACTATAAAGTAAAACCGTTAGATGTTATTAAAGTACTTTTTGAGCATCCACCATTTGAGAATTTATTAGTTGGAGAAGATTTACCATTAGACATAGTGTACGAAGACGATACATTATTAGTAGTAAACAAACCAGCAGGAATGGTAGTGCATCCAGGACATGGTAACTATTCAGGCACCTTAATAAACGCATTAATATATCACTTCGATAATTTACCAAAAAACTCTAGTGATAGACCAGGATTGGTACATAGAATAGATAAAGACACCAGTGGTTTGCTAGTAGTAGCAAAAACCGAACACGCCATGGCGCACCTCTCAAAACAGTTTAAAGACAAAACCAGCGAGCGAGAATATGTAGCCATTGTTTGGGGAAATATGGAAGAAGACGAAGGTACAATAGAAGGAAATATTGGCCGTCATCCAAAAAACCGACTTCAAAACACGGTCTATATGGATGACGACGCAGACAAAGGAAAACCAGCCGTAACACACTACAAAGTATTAGAGCGCTTAACCTATGTAACCTTAGTATCCTGCAAACTCGAAACAGGTAGAACACACCAAATTCGTGTGCACATGAAACACATTGGGCATACCTTATTTAACGACGAGCGATACGGCGGCGAGCGCATACTAAAAGGCACAACCTTTACCAAATACAAACAATTTGTAGACAATTGCTTTAAAGTATTGCCACGTCAAGCCTTACACGCAAAAACACTAGGATTCGAGCATCCAGAAACAGGCAAAATCATGCAATTTAATACACCAGTTCCAGACGATATGCAAGCCTGTATCGAGAAATGGCGCGGTTATGCTTCACATTTAGAACATTAGGGCGTTACCAAAACAAGCAGAAAAAACTTGTTTTGGTCGCGCTTTACACTATATCTTTTTTTGCCATATATGGCAGCAAAAAAAGGATGCCGTTGCAATCGCTAACGCAAATAAAATAACGATAATAAATTCAAATTTCATTATTAAAAAAAACGATAAGCACCATTTTTTTTAAGCTTATACTATTTGTAATTTAGTGCTATAATAAAAGTACATAATAAATTTAAAATTAAAACCCATAGTAAAAACTAGAGGTTACAACGTATACATATGAAATTAGTTATATCACCAGCAAAGTCATTAGATTTTGAAACCAGTTTGCCAACAACACAAACAACAGAATCTTCATTTTTAAATCAAGCCGAAAAACTAAATAAAGTTTTAAAAAAGAAATCTGCTAAAAGTCTATCTAAGCTTATGCATATAAGCGACAACTTAGGGCAATTAAACTACCAGCGTAATCAAGATTGGCAATTACCATTTAATAAAGACAATGCAAGACAAGCCATTTATGCCTTTAATGGTGATGTTTACAGAGGTTTAGATGCATATACAATACCAGAAAATAAAATAGAAACCTTACAAAACACTGTAAGAATACTATCTGGTTTATATGGCGTTTTAAAACCATTAGATTTAATACAAGCTTACCGTTTAGAAATGGGAACAAAAATGCCAGTTGGAACCAAAAAAAACCTATACGAGTTTTGGAAAAAAGACATAGTTGAAAATTTAAATAATGAACTAGAAGACGATGAGGTGTTTGTAAACTTAGCCAGTAAAGAATACTTTAAAGCCATAGATACAAAAGCATTAAAAGTACCAGTAACCAATATAGAATTTAAAGAATTTAAAGACGGTAAATATAAAATTATAGCCATTTATGCCAAAGTAGCAAGAGGTTTAATGGCAAGATATATTGTAGATACAAATGCAAAAACAATAGAAGATTTAAAAGGCTTTACAGTAGAAGGTTACGGTTTAAGTGACGAGTTGTCAAGCGAACACAATTTAGTCTTTACAAGGTAATTAAGGTTTAATTTTTTTATCGATTTCTATTTTAGTTTCAGGACGAACACGTTTTTTAATTTTAGGTCTGCGAGCACCAAAAGTACCACGACTAATTTTACCACGTTTCGATTTTTTATCTCCTTTTCCCATAGTTTTTGCTTTTTATAAAGGTAATAAATTAATTAGGGATTTGTTTTATTATCTTTAGACTTTAAACTTAATTTAACTAATGGCATACTACCTTATTGTTGCGTTTCAAGCGTTTTGTATATATCATCTTATTAAAAACCGTAACGATTATTACTGGATTTTTCTTATTATATTTTTACCATTAATAGGTTGTATAATTTACTTGGTAACCCAGGTTTATAACAAGCGAGATGCTAATAAAATTCAAGAAAACATTACTAATATTTTAGTGCCAACAAAACGGGTAAACGATTTAAAAAAACAATTAGAATTTTCAGATACATACCAAAATAAAGTCAATTTAGCCGATGCTTATTTCGAGATGAATGATTTTGAAAATGCTATAAAATATTATGAAGATGCTATAAAAGACGAAAGCCAAAACAATTATTTTTTAAAAGCCCAATTAGTTAAAGCAAATTATCATGCTAAAAATTATAAACAAGCAGTCGCTTACGCAAACGCTATAAAAAAAGACGCACAATTTAAAAAATCTAAAACTCAATTTACATACGGCTTAGCTTTAGAGCAATTGGGAGAAGTTAATGCTGCAGAGCAGCAACTAAAAGCAATAGATGTTCGTTACGATAATTACAACGAGCGCCTAGTATTGGCAAAGTTTTTAATTAATAGAAATAAAACAAACGAGGCAAAAGTGTTACTAGAAGAGATTTCAGACGAAGCAAAACACATGACAAAGCCTAACAAGCAAAAATTTAGAAGCACAGTTGCAGAGGTAGAGAAGTTGCTTAAAAACATGTAATTTTCCTATTGTCTCTGCTTAAATAATATGTTTAAACATAAACATCCATATAAACCATTTATAAAGCACGATACTACAAAATTAATAGTTGGTACTTTGCCACCGCCAAGATTTTCAACAGGCGAATTGTTAGATAAAGATGTTGACTTTTGTTATGGTAGTTACTATAATTCGCTATGGTTATTTATAGATAAAATTCATAATCTTAATTTGCTCTATAATAATTCACAAAAAGCAGTAGAACAGCGTAAAGCTTTTTTAATAGCTAATAAAATAGGTGTTTGTGATATTGTAGAAAGTGCCGAGAGAGATAAAATTAATGCTTCAGATTTAGGAATGAAAAACATTGTGCTTCGTGATATAGTATCGTATTTAAAACAATATCCTAAAATTGATACGCTTTTATTTACAGGAGGAAACTCTAAAAATGGTCCAGAATATTTTTTTAGAAAACATATAAAAACATACAACTTAAAATTAGAATTAATTTCAAAAGAAACGCCTAAAATGCATCAATTTGTATTGGCAGAACCTAAAAAGAAATTAAAAAAGAAACGTATAATTAAAACCATATCTCTAACTTCTGCATCTGGAGCAGCAAATATATCAATAGGTAGCAACCCTTTGTATAAACAGTTAAAATCTAAAAATCCAGACTTTTCAACTTTCGATTTTCGCGTCATGCAATATCGTGAGTTTCTATAATCACCAACTGCAATATCATTTATTTTCTACAATTTTTTTAATTCGAGAGTTTATTATTTCAGATAGGTTCCAATTATATAATTCTGCATCGGTTGTGCTGTAAAAAGCAACTATAACAGCATCAATATCTTCATAGTAGTTTGCAAAACTTTGGTAACCTGGAACCCAACCAGAATGTTTATATTTATAAATAGATGTATAAATTTCTTTTTCGCCAGGTTTAAAAACAGAGCCGTTATTTAATGCTCTTAAAAAAATACCAACATCTTCTGCAGTGGCAAGCATGCCATATTCATCTGCTCTTAAGTTATGAGGATAACCAACGTGATAACCACTCATAACACTATTTATATTTACTTCTTCTAACGATTTAAAAGTGTTTTTAAGGTTTAGAGGTTTTAAAATTTCTTTTTGAATAAAAACAAATTTATCGTAGCCCAAAACGTTATTCATTATTTCGTTTAATAATAGATAGTTAGTGTTACAATATTCGTAATCTTCACCAGGCTCAAAATTGGCAGGTTTATCTATAATTAAATCAAGACTTTCTTTAAACGTTTTAGTTGGGTTTGCCCAAAAATTTGGAGCATCAGAGTAATTAGGGATGCCGCTTTTATGTTGTATCATGTGTTTTAAAGTAATTTTTTCGGCATTTTCAATTCTACCAATAAGTTCGGGTAGATAATCGGCTAATGTTTTATTTAGAGAAAGCTTACCTTCACTTACTAATTTTGTAGCCGTTACAGCATCGTACAATTTACCAATACTTGCAATTTTAAATAGAGCTTTTGGTTTAGCAGGTGTTTTAGTTTCTTTATTATGCCAGCCAGATGCTAAAAATTGAGGGTTTTTATCTGTTTGGTCTATATATACAATCATGCCATCAAAGCCATGATTAATAGCTTGATCCATTTGTTTTTTTACGGTATTTGGTAAAGGCAATATCCAAGCTTTTACTAATAACCATGGCACAAAAAATAGCGAAGTTACTGTGCCTACTAATAAAACAATTCTAAAAATAATGGTTTTTTGTTTACTCATAATGTTTACAAAACTCGTATAATTATTTAATAATTAAAATATTAAGGTTCTAAACTGTTGTAAATTGTAGATGAAATGTTTTTAGAATTTATAAAATCACGTTCAAAAACACAAACATTTCCCAATTATAGGCTTAACCTATAAATAAGCACTACCTTTGCTTTTCAATTAAAAAGAGGTAGCCTGATAATAGAGTTTATCTCACAAACTTTATTTATGTCATTTAAACAATTAGGCTTGTCTGAGCCTTTATTAAAAGCTATTAGCAAAAAAGGATACGAAAATCCATCACCAATACAAGCCAAAGCAATACCTCCAGTTTTAGACGGATACGATGTTTTAGCATCTGCTCAAACAGGAACAGGAAAAACAGCTGGCTTTACTTTGCCATTATTGCATATTCTTAGTGAAAATCCAAAAGAAAAATTTAGGCCTATTCGTGCTTTGGTATTAACACCAACAAGAGAATTAGCAGCACAAGTTTATGCTAATGTAAAAGAATATAGTGAGTTTTTAAATTTACGAAGCGTTGTAATTTTTGGAGGTGTAAACCAAAAACCACAAGTTGCAAATATTAGAAAAGGAGTAGATGTTTTAGTTGCTACTCCAGGTCGTTTAATAGATTTAAACAATCAAGGTTTATTGTCTTTAAAACGTGTAGAAATTTTTGTTTTAGATGAGGCAGACCGTATGTTAGATATGGGTTTTTTACGCGATATAGAACGTGTAATGAAATTGATGCCAGATAAAAGACAAAATTTAATGTTTTCGGCAACATTTTCTAAAGACATTAAAAAACTAGCATTTAATATATTAAAAAACCCAGTACAAGTTGAAGCAACACCAGAGAATACAGCTGTTGAAGCAATTTCTCAAAAAGTATATCGTGTAGCAAAAGGTTTAAAAACAGGATTAGTAATTAAACTAATTAGTGATGGTAATTGGAAACAAGTTTTAGTTTTTACTCGAACTAAACATGGAGCAAATAAGTTAACTAAAAAAATGATTAGCTCTGGAATTACAGCCGCAGCTATACATGGTAATAAAAGTCAAGGAGCAAGAACAAAAGCTCTAAAAGGTTTTAAAGACGGAACTATTAGAGTAATGGTTGCAACAGATATTGCTGCTCGTGGTTTAGACATACCACTATTACCGCACGTTATTAACTTCGAGATTCCAAATATTTCTGAAGATTACGTACACAGAATAGGTAGAACAGGTAGAGCAGGAGCAAAAGGAGAAGCTATTTCTTTAGTAAGTGCAGACGAAACTCAATATTTAAGAGATATTGAAAAACTAATAGGAGAAAAACTTAAAGTTGAAATTCTTGAAGGTTTTGAACCAGATCCAAATGCTTCTACAGCACCAATAAAACCTGGTCAAAATAGACAAAAGAGAAATCCTAATAAGGCAAAATCTCAAGGCTCTAATTCTGGAAAGCGAAATGCTAAAAGTAGCGGAAATAGTTCTGGTAATGGTGGAAGAAACCGTAACCGAAATAAAAACAAAAGCCGAAATAGCGATAGACGCTCAAACACCTCTAGAAGTTAAGTTTAAATAGTAATATGTATTTTTGTATTTAAAGGCTAAAGATATTATGACCGAAGCTCTAAGAAACAAAATTATTGAAATTTGCGATAAAAAAATTGCTCAAAAAGGTGATACCGTAGGTTTGTCTTTTTATGCCTTTTTTAAAAATAGAAATGATAATCCAAAGTTGTTAATGGAGGCTGCAACATGGTGGATAGAAACCCACCAACTAGATCATTTTGAGAAAGCAACAAAAATAAAAAAAATGTTATCTTAATATGTCTCAACCTAATAACCCTCTACATGGTATTAAATTAGAACAAATTGTAACAGAATTGCAAGCGCATTATGGCTGGGAATATTTAGGCTATAATATAAATATTCGTTGTTTTAATGATAATCCATCTGTAAAATCAAGTTTGAAATTTTTACGTCGCACACCTTGGGCACGAAAAAAAGTTGAGGATTTTTATTTAGAATATTTAAAAAAGAATTCTTAAATAATTATCCGTTTTCGTTTAACGGTCTTGTGTATGATTTCGTTGCGTGTTTCAGCAACTAATTTAGCAAATACAAACCGAATAGAAAATCCGCGAGGATTTTCGTAAGTAGGCGAGCACTAGCAATAAAATATATGCATTGTTGTACGTAGTTTTTTATTTTAATATATAAGCTAATATAATTGCAATCGAAATGTAAAATATCATTCCAAATATTCTCATTTCAGACGCTTGTTTAATTTTACGTTCAAATCCGAATTTTTTAAATCGTTCTATTTCAGATTCATTAAAGTCAGTGTTTTTCCATCTGTTGAGTTTAGCAAAACCAATAGGAATGAAAAAGAAACTCAAAGCTTCTGAATTAGTCAAGGACGCATTTTTACGCTTTTCGGTATTTTCTTTTTCAAGGCTCATTTATAATTCATTCAGCATTTATGTATTCGTAAAGTCCAAGTAATTCAGTTGAACTTATTGATTCAGACCATTGTATTCTATGATAGTCAATTCCTAATTCGCTGAATTTTGAACTGTCAATTTGTTTATTATTCAACGTCATCCAATTCCAGAGTAGAGTAGAATCCATTTTTGCTAATGCTGGTCCAGTCATATTTTTATTCAGTTTGTGACAAGCAGCACAATTTGCGTTAAAAATCTGTTTTCCAATTCGTCCGTTTTCAGTCAATTCAGGCGAAACAGTTCCACAAAAGAATTCTGGTGTTTCAGTTCCGCATCCCAAATTTGTAGGCTTGTTAAAACTATATAAAACGTAAGAAATTCCGATTGTCAAAATCAAAAATCCGCTTGAAATTATCAAAATCCGATTTGTCAATTTTTTCATAGAATTTCCTTTGGTTTACGGTTAGCCAAAATTACGTACAATAGCTTATGATATCAAACCGTTTTAATGTTTAATATCATGTGTTAAACGAAGTTAGACTAAAAAAATAAGATTGTCAAGTAATTGCCAGAAGTTTAATTAATTAGCCTTAAAGCTTCTTTTTTGCTTAAATTACTTAAAGCGGTTTCTTTTGTGAAATTTAAAACTCATTCTGGATTTGTACGACTGTATTCTCTTAAAATCCAACCAATAGCTTTATTTATAAAAAAAGTTTTAGAGCCTAGTAATTGCGATATGGTATAAGCCATTAATTCAGGATTTAAATCTTTTTTATATTTTAATTGAAATAATAATGCTGAGCGTTGTAGCCACATATTATTAGATTTAAGCCATTTATCTATGTATTGCTTTTGTAACTCTGGATATACTTTAAAATAATTGCCTATTAATTTTACGGCAATAAAGTCTACAGTATCCCACCAAGATTTATTGCTTACCATAAACTCATATAATTCAATATCCTTTTCTTGAATATTTTTCAAATATTTAAAAGTTAATTCTTGGCCAAAATATTGAAATTCACGCTGCGGTTTACTCCAAAGTGTTTTAACAATGGTTTCTAAATTTTCTTGTTTAGGTAAGTACGCTTTAACTAAAAAGGGCTTTTGTATGCGTCTTCTGTTTTCGGTTTTAATACCAAATGTTTTAAATTGGTTACGCATATAAGCTTCTTGCTTTATAGCTAATTCTAAATTTGAGTTCTTTTCAAATTCAGTCTCTAAAACCGAAATGAAATCTAGCATAAGTTACTTTTTAAATGGTATTAATTTGTTTTAAACCTTCATACACAACAATACTAACAGCATTTGCTAAATTTAAACTGCGAATGTGTTCGCTGTAAAGTGGTATTTTAAACAACTTATCTTGGTGTTTAGATGTTAATGATTTTGGTAAGCCTTTTGATTCTTTTCCAAAGACTAAAAATAAATCGTCTTCAAATTTAATATCCCAATGTTGTTTTGTGCCATGACTAGAAAGAAAAACCATTTTTTTAGTTTTATTTTTTTCTAAAAAGTCTTCTATATTATCATAATAATGAAGGTTTAAATGTTGCCAATAATCTAAACCAGCACGTTTTAATCGGGTATCGGTAATTTCGAAACCAAAAGGTTTTACTAAATGTAAAGTTGAACCAGAGCCTAAAGCAAGTCTGCCAATATTTCCAGTGTTATTAGGTATTTCGGGTTCTATTAATACTATGTTTAAAGCCATATAATGTATAAAAAGTAAAGCCTAAACTTAAATTAAGCTTAGGCTTCACAAAATAATAATTTAAAATAAATTATTTCTTTTTTTGTTGATCTTTGATAGTTGACTCGTCAATATCAAATTTATTAGTCTCTACATTTGTGTTCCCAGTTGGGTTTGTAGGATTTGTTTGTGTTTTTGTAGTTTTAAATTTTCTTTTATCTGCTATAGTTCCCATAATTTTTTTTAGTTTTTAGATTTACTCTAAGTTATTAAAATAAAGCTATTTAACTATTAAAACTATTATAAGATTTTGTTGCAGAAACGTTAAAACTAGCTAATTATGTGTGTGTTTTTACGCTCTGTTTCACCACCTAAATTAGTAGGTTTTTTTGGATCTGGTCCATATTCGTTTGGTCCCACATCGCCTTCTGTAGCAAACAAAATAATTAACCAAATTCCTCCAATTAAAGGTATTAATGATATTAAATAATACCAACCACTTTTACCTGTATCGTGCAGTCTTCTTACCGCTACAGCTAAGCTAGGTATTACTACAGCTAAAGCATATATAAAATAAATAGCCATAAAAGCTGGAGCATCTAAAGAAGTTGCTAATACGCCACTTACTATAGCTAGTGCCATAATTATTAAAAAATTAAATAATGTAAACATCCAATATTCTTGACGTCTTGCTCTGCCTTCAAAATTTGCGTAATTATCTCTTACGACTTTTAAATACCATTCCATAAATTAAGGTTGTTAGTTGATTAATAATGTACCAATATAACTATTAATTTATAATAGATTTTATAAAATCGTCAATTTTCGATAAACCACTTTTTGTGAGATTTTTTATAAATGCTGAACCTATTATTGCACCTTTAGCATGTTGTGTAGCTTGAGAAAAGGTTTCATTATCTGAAATACCAAAACCAATAATTTGAGGGTTTTTTAGGTTCATTTTTGCAATACGTTTAAAGTATTTGGTTTGCTCGTCTCCAAAACCAGAATTACTTCCAGTAACACTTGCACTACTTACCATATATATAAATCCATTTGAAATAGAGTCTATAAAATTAATTCGCTTTTCGCTTGTTTGTGGTGTTATTAAAAACACATTTATTAGACCGTATTTTTCAAATACTGTTTTATATTTTTCGTTATAAACATCTACAGGCAAGTCTGGAATAATTAACCCATCTATACCAACATCTTGACATTTTTTACAAAATGCTTCTACACCATATTGTAGCATTGGGTTGAAATATCCCATAATTATTAATGGTATGGATACTGTTTTTCTAATATCTTTTAATTGTTTAAAAAGTACATTAGTAGTCATACCATTTTTAAGTGCTTGCGTTGAACTGGCTTGTATTGTTGGTCCATCGGCTAAAGGATCGCTAAATGGTAATCCTATTTCTATCATGTCTACACCGTTTTTTTCTAAGTTTTCTATTATTGTAACGGTGTTATTTAAGTTGGGATAACCTGCAGTAAAATATATTGAAAGAAGCTTTTTGTCTTCGTTTAATTTTTTATTAATTCTGTTCATGTTTTTTTCTATTTAATAGTGTTAATCGCGTTAAGGATTGAGGCTTTGTTGGAGCGCCTTGCAAAGCGCGACTGCCGAAAGCCTGACCCTTGTGGTAACGCCATAAAAATTAAATTTTAAAATAGTCTATGTAGTTTTGTAAGTCTTTGTCACCACGTCCAGATAAATTAATTACTACAATATCGTCCTCTTTAAATGTTTTTTTATTTAAAACGGCAAAGGCATGAGAGCTTTCTATGGCAGGAATAATACCTTCTAATTTGCATAATTCTAAGCCAGATGTCATAGCTTCATTATCTGTGACCGAGATAAATTCTGCTCTTCCAGATTTATATAAATGCGCATGCATTGGTCCAACACCAGGATAATCTAATCCTGCTGAGATTGAATATGGCTCGATAATTTGCCCGTCATTGGTTTGCATTAACAATGTTTTACTACCGTGAATAATACCTTCTTTACCAAGTGCTGAAGTTGCAGCGCTTTCACCAGAATGTACACCTTTACCAGCAGCTTCAACAGCTATTAAATTTACATTAGTATCTTCTAAATAATGATAGTATGATCCAGCAGCGTTACTACCGCCACCAACACAAGCAATAACATAATTTGGTGTTGTTTTGCCTTCTTTTTCTTTTAATTGCCATTGTATCTCTTCTGATACTACTGCTTGAAAACGAGCAACCATATCTGGATATGGGTGCGGACCAACAACGCTACCAATAATATAATGTGTATCTACAGGATTATTAATCCAATCTCTTATCGCTTCGTTTGTTGCGTCCTTTAATGTTTTACTTCCTGAAGTAGCAGGTATTACTGTTGCACCTAACATTTTCATTCTTGCAACATTTGGAGCTTGACGTGCAATATCTATTTCTCCCATGTAAACAATACACTCTAAGCCCATAAGCGCGCAAACAGTGGCAGTTGCAACACCATGCTGTCCTGCTCCAGTTTCTGCAATTATGCGTTTTTTACCTAAACGTTGCGCCATTAAAATCTGTCCGATTGTATTGTTTACTTTATGTGCACCAGTGTGGTTTAAATCTTCTCGTTTTAAATAGATTTTAGTTTTGTATTTATCGCTTAATCTTTTTGCAAAATACAATGGTGATGGACGCCCAACGTAATCTTTTAGTAATTGATCAAATTCCTTTTTAAATAATGGTTCTGCCATTACTTTTAGGTAGTTTTGGCGTAACTCTTCAACGTTAGGATAAAGCATTTCTGGAATGTATGCACCACCAAATTCACCGTAATATCCTTTGTCGTCAATATTATAGGTCATAATTTATCTTAAGTAATTAGTGTCTATTAGTTTTTGTTGAAATGTTTTAAGTTTTGTAGTATTTTTTAAACCGGCAGCTGTTTCAAATTTGCTGTTTAAATCGATAGCTGCACAAAATTCGGATTCTGGTCTTTTTAAAAACAGAAGTAAAGCGTCCATTTCTTTTGGCCCAATACCACCACTTAAAAAATATGGTTTTATTGATGGGTATTTTTTTAGAACGTTCCAATTAAAAGTGTATCCATTTCCGCCTGGCTCTTTGCCTTTAGTATCAAATAAATAATAATCGCAAACGTCTTCAAAAGGCTCTAAAACTTTAAAATTAAATTGGTTTTTTATAGAAAACACCTTAATTACAATTATGTCTAAATCTTTTAAGCTTTTACATAGTTCTGGTGTCTCATCACCATGAAGTTGTACACCTTGTAAATCGTGTTTTTCTATTTTACCACGAATAAAATCGAAAGTAGCATTAACAAAAACGCCTATTTTTTTTATGCTTTCTGGGAGCTCTGGAATTGTGGTGTTAAAATATCTTGGTGATTTCTCATAAAAAATGAAACCCATATAACCTGGGTTTAACTCTGCAACATCTAAAATGTTGTTTTCATTTTTCATACCGCATATTTTTAGTTTCATACTTTTATAAGTTTATTTGTTTTATAAATTGTTTTGCACTTTCGCCTGCGTTATTAGTTTTCATAAAGTTTTCTCCTATTAAAAAACCTTTGTAACCAAATGGTTGTAAGCTTTTTATGGCTTCAACACTGCTAATGCCACTTTCTGATACTTTAATAAATTCATTTGGTATAAGCTGACTTAATTGCTT from Lacinutrix sp. 5H-3-7-4 includes the following:
- a CDS encoding PASTA domain-containing protein gives rise to the protein MSIVKFLTSKVFFKQLALAVVAIVVLCFIILKWLNISTNHGNFETVPNLKGKSIDVAKIELDENNLVMEIQDSANFNPDYPKYSVIDQDPKPGSDVKKNRKIYITLNPSGYRKIAIPSLVGRTFRQAKPTLEALGFKIGKITYIDHLGKDEVRSIRYKNQSVKSGELLPKTSTLDLVLGNGNRS
- a CDS encoding RluA family pseudouridine synthase, with amino-acid sequence MADYTPQLPDEDTGLYEHHSFIADKGQAPLRIDKWLMNKVENATRNKIQAAAKEGNIYVNDQPVKSNYKVKPLDVIKVLFEHPPFENLLVGEDLPLDIVYEDDTLLVVNKPAGMVVHPGHGNYSGTLINALIYHFDNLPKNSSDRPGLVHRIDKDTSGLLVVAKTEHAMAHLSKQFKDKTSEREYVAIVWGNMEEDEGTIEGNIGRHPKNRLQNTVYMDDDADKGKPAVTHYKVLERLTYVTLVSCKLETGRTHQIRVHMKHIGHTLFNDERYGGERILKGTTFTKYKQFVDNCFKVLPRQALHAKTLGFEHPETGKIMQFNTPVPDDMQACIEKWRGYASHLEH
- a CDS encoding uracil-DNA glycosylase family protein, which produces MFKHKHPYKPFIKHDTTKLIVGTLPPPRFSTGELLDKDVDFCYGSYYNSLWLFIDKIHNLNLLYNNSQKAVEQRKAFLIANKIGVCDIVESAERDKINASDLGMKNIVLRDIVSYLKQYPKIDTLLFTGGNSKNGPEYFFRKHIKTYNLKLELISKETPKMHQFVLAEPKKKLKKKRIIKTISLTSASGAANISIGSNPLYKQLKSKNPDFSTFDFRVMQYREFL
- a CDS encoding 30S ribosomal protein THX, whose protein sequence is MGKGDKKSKRGKISRGTFGARRPKIKKRVRPETKIEIDKKIKP
- a CDS encoding DEAD/DEAH box helicase, whose protein sequence is MSFKQLGLSEPLLKAISKKGYENPSPIQAKAIPPVLDGYDVLASAQTGTGKTAGFTLPLLHILSENPKEKFRPIRALVLTPTRELAAQVYANVKEYSEFLNLRSVVIFGGVNQKPQVANIRKGVDVLVATPGRLIDLNNQGLLSLKRVEIFVLDEADRMLDMGFLRDIERVMKLMPDKRQNLMFSATFSKDIKKLAFNILKNPVQVEATPENTAVEAISQKVYRVAKGLKTGLVIKLISDGNWKQVLVFTRTKHGANKLTKKMISSGITAAAIHGNKSQGARTKALKGFKDGTIRVMVATDIAARGLDIPLLPHVINFEIPNISEDYVHRIGRTGRAGAKGEAISLVSADETQYLRDIEKLIGEKLKVEILEGFEPDPNASTAPIKPGQNRQKRNPNKAKSQGSNSGKRNAKSSGNSSGNGGRNRNRNKNKSRNSDRRSNTSRS
- the yaaA gene encoding peroxide stress protein YaaA, with translation MKLVISPAKSLDFETSLPTTQTTESSFLNQAEKLNKVLKKKSAKSLSKLMHISDNLGQLNYQRNQDWQLPFNKDNARQAIYAFNGDVYRGLDAYTIPENKIETLQNTVRILSGLYGVLKPLDLIQAYRLEMGTKMPVGTKKNLYEFWKKDIVENLNNELEDDEVFVNLASKEYFKAIDTKALKVPVTNIEFKEFKDGKYKIIAIYAKVARGLMARYIVDTNAKTIEDLKGFTVEGYGLSDELSSEHNLVFTR
- a CDS encoding serine hydrolase, giving the protein MSKQKTIIFRIVLLVGTVTSLFFVPWLLVKAWILPLPNTVKKQMDQAINHGFDGMIVYIDQTDKNPQFLASGWHNKETKTPAKPKALFKIASIGKLYDAVTATKLVSEGKLSLNKTLADYLPELIGRIENAEKITLKHMIQHKSGIPNYSDAPNFWANPTKTFKESLDLIIDKPANFEPGEDYEYCNTNYLLLNEIMNNVLGYDKFVFIQKEILKPLNLKNTFKSLEEVNINSVMSGYHVGYPHNLRADEYGMLATAEDVGIFLRALNNGSVFKPGEKEIYTSIYKYKHSGWVPGYQSFANYYEDIDAVIVAFYSTTDAELYNWNLSEIINSRIKKIVENK
- a CDS encoding DUF6500 family protein, with the protein product MTEALRNKIIEICDKKIAQKGDTVGLSFYAFFKNRNDNPKLLMEAATWWIETHQLDHFEKATKIKKMLS